From Rhodopseudomonas palustris, a single genomic window includes:
- a CDS encoding DMT family transporter, with the protein MNRNAENLAARAAPAVFVVLWSTGFVGTKYALTGAEPLTYLSIRMVAVVALMAVIAAIARPQWPGLAGVGHSVVAGLLVHGVYLAGTSIAIAHSVPAGLSALIPGLQPILTSTLANRWLGERVTPLQWLGLGLGLGGTLLILHGRSLTGDVGWGWFASACALIGITIGTLYQKRYCSGIDWRAGNIIQFLAALALFAVGAALFETRVVDWTTEFVLAVGWLVVVLSIGSIGLLYWLIRHSAATSVASLFYLVPAVTALMAYVLFGETLDAVSIAGMAICAAAVFLVNRAKA; encoded by the coding sequence ATGAACCGCAACGCAGAGAACCTCGCCGCCCGTGCGGCGCCGGCCGTGTTCGTGGTGCTGTGGAGCACCGGTTTCGTCGGCACCAAATACGCGCTCACCGGAGCGGAGCCGCTGACCTATCTGTCGATCCGGATGGTGGCAGTGGTGGCGCTGATGGCGGTGATCGCCGCGATCGCCCGGCCGCAATGGCCGGGCCTCGCCGGCGTCGGCCACAGCGTCGTCGCCGGGCTTCTGGTGCACGGCGTCTATCTGGCCGGCACCTCGATCGCGATCGCGCATTCGGTGCCGGCGGGGCTGTCGGCGCTGATCCCAGGCCTGCAGCCGATCCTGACCTCGACGCTGGCCAACCGCTGGCTCGGCGAGCGCGTCACGCCGCTGCAATGGCTCGGGCTCGGGCTCGGTCTCGGCGGCACGCTGTTGATCCTGCACGGCCGCAGCCTGACCGGCGACGTCGGCTGGGGCTGGTTCGCCTCCGCCTGCGCGCTGATCGGCATCACCATCGGGACGCTGTACCAGAAGCGCTATTGCAGCGGCATCGACTGGCGCGCCGGCAATATCATCCAGTTTCTCGCCGCGCTGGCGCTGTTCGCCGTCGGCGCCGCGCTGTTCGAGACCCGTGTGGTCGATTGGACCACGGAGTTCGTGCTGGCGGTGGGATGGCTGGTTGTGGTGCTGTCGATCGGCTCGATCGGGCTGCTGTACTGGCTGATCCGGCATTCCGCCGCCACCTCGGTGGCGAGCCTGTTCTATCTGGTGCCGGCGGTGACAGCGCTGATGGCCTATGTGCTGTTCGGCGAGACACTCGACGCGGTGTCGATCGCCGGCATGGCGATCTGCGCGGCGGCGGTGTTCCTGGTCAATCGGGCGAAGGCATAG